A genomic stretch from Rhodothermales bacterium includes:
- a CDS encoding asparaginase domain-containing protein, with protein sequence MEIKIFTTGGTIDKVYFDAKSEYAVGDPQITTILNDVGVSVPYAIERLFSKDSLEITDADRALILDRVSKESIGHILITHGTDTMVDTARALEQVTGKVIVLVGALSPARFKHSDAEFNIGFAFAAVQAMPPGVYIAMNGRIFSSGSVRKNREMNCFQAI encoded by the coding sequence CATCGACAAGGTGTACTTCGACGCGAAAAGCGAGTACGCCGTCGGCGATCCGCAGATCACCACCATCCTGAACGACGTCGGCGTGTCGGTGCCCTACGCCATCGAGCGTCTTTTTTCCAAGGACAGCCTCGAGATCACGGACGCCGACCGGGCGCTGATCCTCGATCGCGTGTCGAAGGAAAGCATCGGGCATATTCTGATAACGCACGGGACCGATACGATGGTAGATACAGCCCGAGCGCTGGAACAGGTGACGGGAAAGGTGATCGTTCTCGTGGGCGCGCTGAGTCCGGCGCGTTTCAAGCACAGCGATGCCGAGTTCAACATCGGCTTCGCCTTCGCCGCTGTACAGGCCATGCCACCCGGCGTGTACATCGCCATGAACGGGCGCATCTTTTCGTCCGGATCGGTCCGGAAAAATCGCGAGATGAATTGTTTTCAGGCGATTTGA